One genomic region from Chthonomonas calidirosea T49 encodes:
- a CDS encoding anti-sigma factor family protein, translating to MSDPCRRWRRLLSLEMDGALPFEKRQELFVHLKTCASCRNAYEAYHQLQTYLQQESECRASPAFDERVLQAIAQPQPLTWWEKRKAVIVFLAQAAAGAVAAVAITWILLLSSLHATRQPLGVPGEIQLMQNRRFVPGTLALPLDTSSPRAALMWHSTSTPEVRSSTSQ from the coding sequence ATGTCTGATCCGTGCCGGCGATGGCGCCGACTGCTTTCTTTGGAGATGGATGGGGCTTTGCCGTTTGAGAAGCGTCAAGAGCTGTTTGTTCATCTTAAGACATGCGCCTCTTGTCGCAACGCCTACGAAGCCTATCACCAGCTGCAGACGTATCTACAACAAGAGAGTGAATGCCGTGCTTCCCCCGCGTTCGATGAGCGCGTTCTGCAGGCCATAGCGCAGCCGCAACCTCTTACCTGGTGGGAAAAGAGAAAGGCAGTAATCGTCTTTTTGGCTCAGGCTGCGGCTGGTGCAGTGGCCGCCGTGGCGATTACCTGGATTTTGCTGCTGTCTTCGCTGCATGCAACACGGCAGCCTCTGGGCGTGCCTGGAGAGATACAGCTTATGCAGAACCGGCGTTTTGTTCCGGGCACATTGGCATTGCCGTTAGACACCTCTTCTCCACGAGCAGCCCTCATGTGGCACTCGACTTCGACGCCCGAGGTTCGATCGTCTACCTCTCAGTAG
- a CDS encoding RNA polymerase sigma factor → METGLQRWKQSLSLTNDPTTATPEQREELYWLQRCAEGDERAVRWVLQKYRDRVVRLATQVLRSSREAEDIAQEAFVKAFRQIGQFRGEVSFYAWLYRIVVNLCLDRMRRKSSRLETSLDTEALSTLVAPSVDTDQRLAIEQIINSLSPPIRAALILREVEGLEYAEIAAVLDIPVGTVRSRLSAAREQFRQKWLSLQEEIKNV, encoded by the coding sequence ATGGAGACAGGGTTACAGCGATGGAAGCAGTCGCTTTCGCTTACCAACGATCCAACGACGGCCACGCCAGAGCAGCGTGAAGAGCTCTATTGGCTGCAGCGTTGTGCGGAAGGGGATGAGCGTGCTGTGCGCTGGGTACTACAAAAGTATCGTGATCGCGTGGTACGCTTAGCGACTCAAGTTCTACGCAGTTCGCGTGAGGCGGAGGACATAGCGCAGGAAGCGTTTGTAAAAGCGTTTCGTCAGATCGGGCAGTTTCGCGGTGAGGTCAGCTTTTATGCATGGCTCTATCGTATCGTTGTGAACCTCTGTTTAGATAGAATGCGGCGCAAGAGCTCTCGACTTGAGACCTCGCTTGATACGGAGGCTCTTTCAACGCTCGTAGCACCGAGCGTAGATACTGATCAGCGGCTAGCTATCGAACAAATTATCAACTCGCTATCGCCGCCTATTCGCGCTGCACTCATTTTGCGAGAGGTAGAAGGGCTAGAGTATGCAGAAATAGCCGCAGTTTTGGATATTCCGGTAGGAACGGTGCGCTCACGTTTAAGTGCCGCACGAGAGCAGTTTCGCCAAAAGTGGCTCTCTTTGCAGGAGGAGATTAAGAATGTCTGA
- a CDS encoding S1C family serine protease, whose amino-acid sequence MPLSSENSKRAWLRMLLLLGVAFVLGGFVLPNIHITWRESESQASMGGLDVSLGKPQTSLSPLEVYARAAQAVYRSVVYIDASETVRVEPDIFDEMMGVEPQVEQSHWEGSGVIITPDGYILTNEHVVGRSDSGRTITVTLADGRRFKGHLVGADYTTDVALVKIDGHNLPAAKLGTVRGLVPGQICVAIGNPLGLRFTVTNGVISALDRPIATDDGRIYSHLIQHSAAINPGNSGGPLVDIEGRVIGINTLVRQHAEGIGFAIPIDTALQVAEELKAYGRVPRPWLGVVVQTNTPSLATRFGLPPVKGVVVTGVYRDGPAAQAGIEPGDVITRVNGRPITDSDQFRAVTQGLKVGSTVTLEVHRGDQYAQVQVQVAQQP is encoded by the coding sequence ATGCCGTTGTCATCGGAAAATTCGAAACGTGCCTGGCTTCGAATGTTACTGCTGTTGGGCGTCGCTTTTGTCCTTGGGGGCTTTGTGTTGCCCAACATTCACATCACATGGCGCGAGTCGGAAAGTCAAGCCTCGATGGGGGGCTTGGACGTCTCTCTCGGAAAGCCTCAAACTAGCTTATCGCCGCTGGAGGTCTATGCCCGTGCAGCTCAAGCGGTCTATCGCTCCGTGGTCTATATTGATGCCTCAGAGACCGTGCGGGTTGAACCCGATATCTTCGACGAGATGATGGGCGTTGAACCGCAGGTAGAGCAGAGCCATTGGGAGGGTTCTGGGGTGATTATTACCCCAGATGGCTACATTCTGACCAACGAACATGTTGTGGGACGTAGCGACAGCGGGCGTACAATTACAGTCACTCTGGCCGATGGAAGGCGATTCAAGGGACATTTGGTGGGAGCGGACTACACCACCGATGTCGCGTTAGTAAAAATCGATGGGCATAACTTGCCGGCTGCCAAATTGGGGACGGTAAGGGGTTTGGTGCCAGGACAGATATGTGTGGCCATTGGCAATCCACTTGGCTTACGATTTACCGTTACCAACGGTGTGATTAGCGCTCTCGATCGCCCTATTGCAACCGACGATGGGCGCATCTATTCTCACCTCATTCAGCACAGTGCTGCCATCAACCCCGGCAATTCGGGAGGGCCTCTGGTGGATATCGAGGGGCGTGTGATCGGCATTAACACGTTAGTTCGTCAGCATGCTGAGGGCATCGGCTTTGCCATCCCCATTGATACCGCTCTGCAAGTCGCGGAGGAGCTAAAAGCCTATGGGAGGGTTCCGCGACCTTGGCTTGGAGTGGTGGTACAAACCAACACGCCTTCTCTGGCAACACGCTTTGGACTGCCGCCGGTGAAAGGAGTCGTCGTAACCGGCGTGTACCGTGATGGGCCGGCAGCCCAGGCGGGCATCGAGCCTGGCGATGTGATTACCCGCGTCAACGGGCGACCAATAACCGATAGCGACCAGTTCCGTGCGGTGACGCAGGGCTTGAAAGTGGGGAGCACGGTGACCCTGGAGGTGCATCGAGGTGATCAGTACGCCCAGGTTCAGGTTCAGGTAGCCCAACAACCCTAG
- a CDS encoding sulfatase-like hydrolase/transferase gives MVKSSTPPNVIIFFTDQQRWDTTGVHGNPLDLTPNFDRMAQRGTHLYYAFTCQPVCGPARAALQTGCYATRVGCFRNGIPLPPDAVTIARCFREAGYSTAYIGKWHLASRDPVPETERGGYDYWLASNVLEFSSDPYRTVVYDNEGKAVLLPGYRVNALTDAAIRYIASHQEQPFFLFLSFLEPHHQNRLDSYPAPEGYAERYVGRWMPPDLAALGGSVHQHLAGYYGMVKRLDEAFGLLLDALRSLQLLDRTIVLYTSDHGCHFKTRNTEYKRSCHEGSIRVPAALQGPGFDGGGQIRQLVSLVDIPPTLLEAAGLPIPETMQGRSFLRLTRGEREGWPEEVFLQISEWHVGRAVRTRRWKYGVFAPHKNPWQDSSSDTYWEAYLYDLEVDPYELANRIECASHARVAEVMRERLLRCIQEVEGEKPTIIPAKRVPSGQLSISEEEAWQ, from the coding sequence ATGGTAAAATCGAGCACTCCACCAAATGTTATCATCTTCTTTACCGATCAACAGCGTTGGGACACAACCGGAGTTCATGGAAACCCGCTCGACCTCACGCCGAATTTCGACCGAATGGCGCAGCGTGGTACCCATCTTTACTATGCCTTCACATGCCAACCTGTTTGCGGGCCGGCGCGCGCCGCTTTGCAAACGGGTTGTTATGCCACCCGAGTAGGGTGCTTCCGTAATGGCATCCCTTTGCCGCCCGATGCGGTTACCATAGCTCGATGCTTTCGGGAAGCCGGCTACAGTACGGCCTACATCGGGAAGTGGCATCTTGCTTCACGCGATCCGGTTCCTGAAACCGAACGAGGGGGCTACGACTATTGGCTCGCCTCCAATGTGCTGGAGTTCTCTTCCGATCCCTATCGTACGGTAGTTTACGATAATGAAGGAAAGGCGGTATTGCTGCCTGGGTATCGGGTCAACGCGCTAACCGATGCAGCCATTCGCTACATCGCCTCCCATCAAGAGCAGCCTTTCTTCCTTTTTCTCTCCTTTCTTGAACCTCATCATCAGAATCGCCTTGATAGCTATCCAGCTCCGGAAGGCTATGCCGAGCGTTATGTGGGGCGATGGATGCCGCCTGACCTCGCCGCGCTGGGAGGCTCTGTACACCAACATCTTGCCGGCTACTATGGGATGGTGAAGCGATTAGACGAGGCCTTCGGACTTCTGCTCGATGCCCTTCGCAGCCTCCAGTTGCTCGATCGAACCATCGTGCTCTATACATCCGACCACGGCTGTCATTTCAAGACGCGCAACACCGAATATAAGCGATCTTGCCACGAAGGCTCCATCCGTGTGCCGGCGGCTTTACAGGGGCCGGGCTTTGACGGCGGAGGACAGATCCGCCAATTAGTAAGTTTGGTAGATATACCTCCCACCTTGCTGGAGGCGGCCGGATTGCCAATACCAGAAACCATGCAGGGGCGATCTTTTCTTCGCCTTACGCGTGGGGAGAGAGAGGGATGGCCTGAGGAGGTCTTTCTGCAAATCAGCGAATGGCACGTTGGACGTGCTGTACGAACGCGCCGGTGGAAGTATGGGGTGTTCGCCCCTCATAAAAACCCCTGGCAGGACTCGAGCTCGGATACCTATTGGGAGGCCTATCTCTACGATCTTGAAGTAGACCCCTATGAGCTGGCCAATCGTATTGAGTGTGCCTCTCATGCGCGCGTCGCAGAGGTAATGCGCGAGCGCCTCCTGAGGTGTATTCAAGAGGTAGAGGGCGAGAAACCGACCATTATCCCCGCGAAAAGGGTGCCTTCGGGCCAGCTCTCTATTTCTGAAGAAGAGGCGTGGCAATAG
- a CDS encoding sulfotransferase gives MFEKEIGAVESIIPQDRAPRWIYARFRELKPPIIVIGMHRSGTSLVSAILALMGVYMGRIGNSQEEDKLIVCHTHHNSLIIYASQRSTAFAPTPTTVRDGYAEDESFRLVNQRIFTRAGADWDYVDPLLAVRDEPQFTRSAVRTLQGATFGTLRSQYLSGMPKNYQGAWGWKDPRNTFTLRYWLQLFPDAKVLHVRRSPDAVVRSLMRRAESWAAQTPPFKLPLHRRVLGAISHPRLAFERFALRKMSHQKPHPKTEEDWRHLYDLYVSEGEKYRAMGDQYSEVSYEALLENPQEIITAIANFIEVEINEVILKQAREFILPAETKRW, from the coding sequence ATGTTCGAGAAGGAAATTGGCGCTGTCGAATCCATTATCCCTCAGGATCGAGCGCCACGATGGATCTATGCACGTTTCCGAGAGCTGAAGCCGCCCATTATCGTTATCGGAATGCACCGCTCCGGCACAAGCCTCGTAAGCGCTATCTTGGCGCTAATGGGAGTTTACATGGGTCGGATCGGCAACTCCCAAGAAGAAGATAAACTCATTGTCTGTCATACTCATCATAACTCTTTGATTATCTATGCAAGTCAAAGAAGTACGGCTTTCGCTCCCACACCTACGACAGTGCGGGATGGTTATGCGGAGGACGAAAGTTTTCGGCTGGTAAATCAGCGAATATTTACCCGCGCCGGAGCCGATTGGGATTACGTAGATCCCCTATTGGCAGTGCGAGATGAACCCCAGTTCACGAGAAGTGCCGTGCGTACTCTGCAAGGAGCAACATTTGGCACTTTGCGCAGCCAGTATCTGAGCGGGATGCCAAAGAACTATCAAGGGGCTTGGGGATGGAAAGATCCACGAAATACGTTTACCCTTCGCTATTGGCTGCAACTGTTCCCCGATGCAAAGGTGCTGCACGTCCGTCGTAGTCCGGACGCGGTGGTGAGAAGTCTCATGCGGCGTGCTGAGAGTTGGGCAGCCCAAACTCCACCCTTTAAACTGCCTCTACACCGAAGGGTATTGGGAGCCATCTCACATCCGAGACTCGCCTTTGAACGTTTCGCGCTAAGAAAGATGTCCCATCAAAAACCACATCCTAAAACAGAGGAAGACTGGCGTCACCTATACGATTTGTACGTGAGCGAGGGTGAGAAGTATCGTGCCATGGGTGATCAGTATTCGGAGGTAAGTTACGAAGCTCTCTTGGAAAATCCGCAGGAGATCATCACGGCCATCGCGAATTTTATCGAAGTCGAAATCAATGAGGTCATCCTAAAACAGGCGAGGGAGTTTATCCTTCCCGCTGAGACGAAGCGATGGTAA
- the radA gene encoding DNA repair protein RadA: MSQFQTRYVCQNCGYESLKWLGRCPECETWDSFVEEVVLRPSHKARSGAKSSQAISSAAEAGAPLPITQVEMASQPRLLSGIGEFDRVLGGGVVPGSIVLVGGDPGIGKSTLLTQVAYRVATGQEAGSVLYISGEESAQQIRLRSARLGAETERFFVSVETDIERIEGHLDKLRPILAIVDSIQTTQDGALDSIPGSVSQVRACASRLARFSKATGIPIILIGHVTKEGNLAGPRVLEHIVDTVLYFEGDRQNAYRLLRAVKNRFGSTDELGIFEMREQGLVSVDNPSAALLAERTKDGIGSVITATLEGTRALLVEVQGLAARSFLASPRRVINGLDPNRVNMILAVLEKRLGLKLAEQDVFVNVAGGVHVVETAADLAVAMAVISSFREQPVEPTTIFIGEVGLNGEIRAVSQSEKRLREAARQGFQKALIAKHNLAELKGRVPLEVIGISSIVEALPVGLLKTAV, encoded by the coding sequence ATGAGCCAATTTCAGACACGCTATGTTTGCCAGAACTGCGGTTACGAGTCGCTAAAATGGCTTGGGCGATGCCCGGAATGCGAGACATGGGACTCGTTTGTGGAGGAGGTCGTCTTACGTCCTTCTCATAAGGCGCGTAGTGGAGCGAAGTCGAGCCAAGCGATCTCTAGCGCCGCGGAGGCCGGAGCGCCGCTGCCGATCACTCAGGTAGAAATGGCCTCGCAGCCACGGCTCCTGAGCGGCATTGGGGAGTTCGATAGGGTTTTAGGCGGCGGTGTTGTGCCCGGCAGCATTGTGCTTGTTGGAGGGGATCCGGGCATCGGCAAGTCAACGCTATTGACCCAGGTGGCCTACCGTGTTGCTACGGGGCAGGAAGCCGGCTCGGTGCTCTATATTTCTGGAGAAGAGAGCGCACAGCAGATACGTCTACGCAGCGCGCGCTTGGGGGCGGAGACCGAACGTTTCTTCGTGAGCGTCGAAACGGATATTGAGCGAATTGAGGGGCATCTGGACAAACTACGTCCTATTCTTGCGATCGTAGATAGCATACAGACCACCCAGGATGGTGCTCTCGATTCTATTCCCGGCTCTGTTAGCCAGGTGCGCGCATGCGCCTCGAGGCTGGCGCGCTTTTCAAAAGCCACCGGTATTCCAATTATTCTTATTGGGCATGTAACCAAAGAGGGCAACCTGGCCGGGCCACGCGTGCTGGAACATATCGTGGATACCGTCCTCTATTTTGAGGGCGATCGCCAGAATGCCTATCGGTTACTACGAGCGGTGAAAAACCGCTTCGGCTCTACCGATGAGCTCGGCATTTTCGAGATGCGTGAGCAAGGATTGGTGAGCGTGGATAATCCCTCTGCTGCCCTGCTTGCAGAGCGCACAAAAGACGGTATTGGCTCGGTTATCACGGCAACCTTAGAAGGAACGCGAGCGCTGTTGGTGGAGGTGCAGGGACTTGCCGCGCGCTCATTTTTGGCGAGCCCGCGCCGGGTTATCAACGGCCTAGACCCAAACCGTGTGAACATGATCCTGGCCGTGCTCGAGAAGCGGCTAGGCCTGAAGTTAGCAGAGCAGGACGTGTTTGTTAACGTGGCAGGAGGCGTACACGTTGTGGAGACGGCGGCCGATCTCGCCGTCGCAATGGCGGTTATTTCGAGCTTTCGCGAGCAGCCTGTGGAGCCTACTACGATTTTCATCGGCGAGGTAGGGCTGAACGGAGAGATACGAGCGGTTTCGCAGAGCGAGAAACGTTTGCGGGAGGCTGCACGCCAAGGGTTTCAAAAGGCGCTCATCGCCAAACACAACTTAGCCGAACTAAAAGGGCGAGTGCCTCTAGAAGTCATCGGCATTTCGAGCATTGTGGAGGCTCTACCAGTCGGCTTGCTGAAAACGGCGGTGTGA
- a CDS encoding GAF domain-containing protein, with protein MSRAASQRAAIRRLHAMLAASLPKDTVYQAVVEEACRLTDAAGAALCFLAEDNTLLDYVAAAGEYADQITGLRVRVTDSLAERVLHEGRPVLFDPHQVVQVGDLFEEEGHPLPATFSPTSLFNARTAALVPVYYNNRIVGVLAALNRQENDTLLARPALDEEDIDILETLAGIVSLAQSVADTNYLAREHSRELNVFYDAIRSISSSLNLQEVVDKVLDIACRHMEHHAAALFLLNDEHTHLIIAAERNLSQEESERQLSVDNNLVAQVLHQARSFLIADVEEQPDFEDISDPPRALSALIVPIRNGEEVHGLMMLTSLQRHAYNPDDLRLLTALGLHAGIAIENAELYEEALRQATEASALYEFSQQINSTLEIEEILDYVADCVCNLLEVDRLIIRLYDKNKELLIPRLIRHPNPTPLENLRLRPGEGIAGWVFEWQTPQAVVDVAADPRNRLAPIHHLGIASVLCVPMHAQDQTVGVIEAMSSKRRLFTVAEMERLYTIANQSAAAILNATLYQEARAKSHEMRRYFKRVSHAVGTLLEQQDLPLRLADLCVEMLRADRCTIYRLSADRLSLLAASHFRTGVHPEEEMRLGQGLAGWVAKRGQSLIVPLLLEDDRAQNYAWLQRDHMASYLGVPVKVDKQVVGVVEVYSSEPDRFDKEEAKLLTVFLNRTTLAEKLWQGMTEVISS; from the coding sequence ATGAGTCGAGCCGCCTCGCAGCGTGCAGCGATCCGCCGCCTCCACGCCATGCTCGCCGCCTCCTTGCCCAAAGACACCGTCTATCAAGCTGTAGTAGAAGAGGCCTGCCGGCTAACCGATGCGGCCGGCGCCGCTCTCTGCTTCCTCGCCGAAGATAATACACTGCTCGATTATGTGGCAGCCGCCGGAGAGTACGCCGATCAGATAACGGGGCTTCGGGTGCGAGTCACCGATTCCCTAGCCGAACGGGTGCTTCATGAAGGACGTCCGGTGCTCTTTGATCCGCATCAGGTCGTTCAGGTAGGCGACCTCTTTGAAGAGGAGGGCCATCCGCTTCCTGCCACTTTTTCTCCTACCTCTCTTTTTAACGCACGAACCGCCGCCCTTGTGCCCGTCTATTATAACAACCGCATTGTGGGGGTGCTTGCCGCCCTTAATCGCCAAGAAAACGACACGCTCCTAGCCCGCCCTGCCCTTGATGAAGAGGATATAGATATCCTGGAGACGCTTGCCGGGATCGTATCCCTTGCACAAAGCGTCGCCGACACCAACTACTTGGCCAGAGAGCACTCCCGCGAACTGAACGTGTTTTACGATGCCATTCGCAGCATCTCCAGCAGCCTTAACCTCCAAGAAGTCGTAGACAAGGTGCTCGATATCGCTTGCAGGCATATGGAACATCACGCGGCCGCCCTCTTTTTACTGAATGACGAACATACCCATCTCATCATCGCAGCAGAGCGCAACCTAAGCCAAGAAGAGAGCGAACGCCAGCTTTCCGTAGACAACAACCTTGTCGCCCAGGTGCTTCATCAGGCACGCTCTTTCCTGATCGCCGATGTGGAAGAGCAGCCCGATTTCGAGGATATCTCCGACCCGCCCCGCGCCCTCTCCGCCCTCATCGTTCCCATCCGCAACGGCGAGGAGGTACACGGACTTATGATGCTCACAAGCCTTCAAAGACATGCCTATAACCCCGACGACCTGCGCCTGCTAACCGCACTTGGCCTTCATGCCGGCATCGCCATAGAAAATGCCGAGCTTTACGAAGAGGCCTTGCGCCAAGCCACCGAGGCCTCAGCGCTTTACGAATTCTCACAGCAGATCAACTCAACCCTCGAAATCGAAGAGATTCTGGACTACGTGGCCGATTGCGTCTGTAACTTGCTGGAGGTTGATCGTCTCATCATCCGTCTCTACGATAAAAACAAAGAACTTCTGATCCCACGTCTCATACGCCATCCCAACCCCACTCCCTTAGAAAATCTTCGTCTCCGCCCAGGCGAGGGCATCGCCGGATGGGTTTTCGAGTGGCAGACACCGCAAGCTGTCGTTGACGTGGCCGCCGATCCCCGCAACCGTCTTGCACCCATTCACCACCTTGGTATCGCCTCGGTGCTGTGCGTTCCGATGCACGCCCAAGACCAGACCGTTGGCGTTATCGAGGCCATGAGCAGCAAACGGCGTCTGTTTACCGTAGCCGAAATGGAACGTCTCTATACTATTGCCAACCAATCGGCAGCCGCCATTTTGAATGCAACCCTTTACCAGGAAGCACGGGCTAAGTCGCATGAGATGCGCCGTTACTTCAAACGCGTCTCCCATGCGGTGGGAACCCTTCTCGAACAACAAGATTTGCCGCTACGCCTCGCAGACCTCTGTGTGGAGATGTTGCGAGCCGATCGCTGCACCATCTATCGCCTCAGTGCGGATAGGCTCTCGCTGCTAGCGGCCTCCCACTTTCGCACAGGTGTGCATCCCGAAGAAGAGATGCGCTTGGGACAGGGACTGGCTGGGTGGGTCGCTAAAAGAGGCCAGTCGCTTATTGTGCCCTTGCTTTTAGAAGATGACCGCGCTCAAAACTACGCTTGGCTCCAACGCGATCATATGGCATCCTATCTCGGGGTGCCCGTAAAGGTGGATAAACAGGTTGTGGGTGTTGTGGAGGTCTACTCTTCCGAGCCTGACCGCTTCGACAAAGAGGAGGCCAAACTGCTCACCGTCTTTCTCAACAGGACCACGCTGGCAGAGAAGCTTTGGCAAGGGATGACGGAGGTTATCTCCTCATGA
- a CDS encoding anthranilate synthase component II gives MILVIDNYDSFTYNLVQYLGELGADVAVYRNDQISLEEIARLRPERLVISPGPCTPKEAGISVPLIQRFAGEFPIFGVCLGHQAIGAAFGGEILRNYRVMHGKTSKIYHDGKGVFTDLPNPFEATRYHSLVIRRETMPECLQITAHTAEGEVMGVRHKSYPIEGVQFHPESVLTEVGKQILMNFLSL, from the coding sequence ATGATTCTTGTTATTGACAACTACGACAGTTTCACCTATAACCTCGTGCAGTACCTTGGAGAGTTGGGAGCCGATGTAGCCGTTTATCGCAACGATCAGATCTCTCTCGAAGAGATCGCTCGTCTTCGACCAGAAAGACTCGTTATTTCACCCGGGCCGTGTACCCCAAAAGAGGCGGGAATCAGCGTACCGCTCATCCAGCGTTTTGCCGGCGAATTTCCTATTTTTGGGGTCTGCTTAGGTCATCAAGCCATCGGAGCGGCTTTTGGCGGAGAGATCCTACGTAACTATCGAGTGATGCATGGCAAAACCTCTAAGATCTATCATGATGGTAAGGGCGTCTTCACCGATCTCCCTAACCCCTTTGAGGCCACCCGCTATCATTCCCTCGTGATTCGGCGCGAAACGATGCCTGAATGCCTGCAGATAACCGCTCATACCGCAGAGGGCGAGGTGATGGGCGTGCGTCATAAAAGCTATCCCATCGAGGGCGTGCAGTTTCACCCAGAATCGGTTCTGACCGAGGTGGGCAAACAGATTTTAATGAACTTTCTCAGCCTTTAG
- a CDS encoding ArnT family glycosyltransferase has product MSIGVLGRLAWALATAGVGAFWIRRARRLGLKTSFSLSFVKALGFVCLALSLFWGVVWLTIACFRITYPFELEWIGGAMRDHVERFLHHQPFYVPPGGGWFPYEYPPLYPWVCAQLLKWFPLPAFAVMRGVSIFSTIGCAVLIALWTKQLTAGSTQSALWSTLAAGLFLAAYRVTGAWYDLERLDMLFLFLSLLGIYALDKGRIGTLTASFAFTLAFFTKQQALLFIVAAVLALWHLRDWRSLCLLLGLTGGGCVVAVLLLNRATNGWFWFYCFRVPLSNGIHAVLALLFLYNDLPLYAPLIILIALLGWQTVHQMPLREKTLLFAMTAAGVLGSWLSRAHWGGDQNVLMTAYLFIGIMACTCAAYASEAHSYLQPGLLGLTLAQFVAIAYNPLAQIPHRQNREAGQRYLKEVQTLERGGEVLCLDHGGFTVPPHFQIMGLLDVLNTLHQMPLGLARALEAKRYSAILTEGLPGTKDVFGQMLYTFYRPVQRWNETTPWVVTGFLTPAPQRPVYIWRPR; this is encoded by the coding sequence GTGAGCATAGGGGTTTTGGGACGTCTTGCATGGGCGCTGGCAACCGCGGGTGTGGGCGCCTTTTGGATACGTCGTGCAAGGCGTCTAGGTCTCAAAACCTCGTTCTCACTCTCCTTTGTGAAAGCGCTGGGTTTTGTTTGCCTGGCGCTTTCGCTATTTTGGGGGGTGGTCTGGCTTACGATCGCCTGCTTCCGCATAACCTATCCGTTCGAGTTAGAATGGATAGGAGGCGCTATGCGCGACCATGTGGAGCGCTTCCTGCATCATCAACCCTTTTATGTTCCCCCAGGCGGTGGCTGGTTTCCCTATGAATATCCACCTCTCTACCCGTGGGTTTGCGCACAGCTGCTTAAATGGTTCCCGCTGCCAGCCTTTGCAGTCATGCGCGGTGTCTCCATTTTCAGCACGATAGGATGTGCTGTTCTCATCGCGTTGTGGACGAAGCAGCTTACTGCGGGTTCCACCCAAAGCGCCCTCTGGTCCACCCTTGCTGCCGGTTTGTTTCTAGCCGCCTATCGAGTAACCGGGGCATGGTATGACCTCGAACGTCTCGATATGCTCTTTTTGTTCCTTTCTCTACTGGGCATCTATGCGCTTGACAAAGGACGAATTGGAACCTTGACAGCCTCATTCGCTTTTACGTTGGCCTTTTTTACCAAGCAGCAGGCCCTGCTTTTTATCGTAGCGGCAGTTTTGGCGCTTTGGCACCTGCGAGATTGGCGATCTCTATGTCTTCTTCTGGGGCTAACAGGTGGAGGCTGCGTCGTCGCCGTTCTCCTTCTAAATCGTGCCACAAACGGCTGGTTTTGGTTTTACTGTTTTCGAGTGCCGCTTTCCAATGGTATTCATGCCGTCTTAGCGCTGTTGTTTCTTTACAACGACCTCCCGCTATATGCACCACTTATCATCCTGATCGCCCTTTTAGGGTGGCAAACAGTGCATCAAATGCCTCTCAGAGAGAAAACCCTTCTTTTTGCCATGACTGCAGCAGGAGTGTTGGGCAGTTGGCTGAGTCGGGCGCATTGGGGAGGCGATCAAAACGTGTTGATGACTGCCTACCTTTTTATCGGAATTATGGCCTGCACCTGTGCGGCCTATGCATCGGAAGCTCATTCTTATCTGCAGCCAGGTCTTTTGGGTTTGACCCTTGCACAGTTTGTTGCCATAGCCTATAATCCACTTGCTCAGATTCCGCATCGGCAGAATCGAGAGGCTGGACAACGTTATCTCAAAGAGGTTCAAACTTTGGAAAGAGGGGGAGAGGTTCTATGCCTTGACCATGGTGGTTTCACGGTTCCCCCTCATTTTCAGATTATGGGGTTGCTTGATGTGCTGAACACCCTCCATCAGATGCCGCTAGGACTCGCGCGGGCCTTGGAAGCCAAGCGTTATAGCGCCATTCTTACGGAGGGGCTGCCTGGCACAAAGGATGTGTTCGGCCAGATGCTTTATACTTTCTATCGCCCTGTACAACGTTGGAACGAAACGACGCCGTGGGTGGTGACAGGTTTTCTTACTCCGGCTCCTCAACGTCCTGTCTACATTTGGCGCCCTCGTTGA